A window of the Mus pahari chromosome 1, PAHARI_EIJ_v1.1, whole genome shotgun sequence genome harbors these coding sequences:
- the Znf569 gene encoding zinc finger protein 569 has protein sequence MLENYNNLITVGPPLTKPEVIFKLEQEEEPCVVEREVLWSHCPGEILGIDEHQKIQDRQVFKGVVVTSEANECPKKFANTFFPNADSIPSRHNIFDCDSVGECLEPNFGDHDNIKHPLPEEQFEYDDAMQPFHTSSPHFVLTPFKCNHCGKGFSQTLDLIRHLRVHTGGKLYECHQCGKGFSHKEKLINHHKLHSGEQCYECNGCGKTFIKMSNLIRHQRVHTGEKPYVCQECGKSFSQKSNLIDHEKIHTSEKPYKCNECGKSFSQKQSLVAHQKVHTGEKPYACNECGKAFPRVASLALHMRGHTGEKPYKCDKCGKSFSQFSMLIIHVRIHTGEKPYECGECGKAFSQSSALTVHIRSHTGEKPYECKECRKSFSHKKNFITHQKIHTREKPYGCNECGKAFIQMSNLVRHQRIHTGEKPYLCKECGKAFSQKSNLIAHEKIHSGEKPYECNECGKAFSQKQNFITHQKVHTGEKPYDCNKCGKAFSQIASLTLHLRSHTGEKPYECDKCGKAFSQCSLLNLHMRSHTGEKPYVCNECGKAFSQRTSLIVHMRGHTGEKPYECNKCGKAFSQSSSLTIHIRGHTGEKPFDCSKCGKAFSQISSLTLHMRKHTGEKPYICIECGKAFSQKSHLVRHQRIHTH, from the exons ATGCTAGAAAATTATAACAACTTAATCACAGTAG GCCCACCACTCACCAAACCTGAAGTGATTTTCAAGttggagcaagaggaagagcCATGTGTGGTGGAGAGAGAAGTGCTATGGAGCCACTGTCCAG GAGAGATTTTGGGAATTGATGAGcaccagaaaatccaggacagaCAAGTTTTCAAGGGAGTAGTGGTGACTAGTGAAGCCAATGAATGTCCAAAGAAATTTGCAAATACATTTTTTCCAAATGCAGACTCCATTCCTTCCAGACACAATATATTTGATTGTGACAGTGTTGGAGAGTGTTTAGAACCCAATTTTGGTGATCATGATAATATAAAACACCCGTTGCCAGAGGAACAGTTTGAATATGATGATGCTATGCAGCCATTTCACACCAGCTCGCCCCATTTTGTGCTGACCCCCTTTAAGTGCAACCATTGTGGAAAAGGCTTTAGTCAGACCTTGGACCTCATCAGGCACCTGAGAGTTCATACAGGGGGGAAACTCTATGAATGCCACCAGTGTGGGAAAGGCTTCAGCCACAAGGAAAAACTGATCAACCATCATAAACTTCACAGTGGGGAGCAGTGTTACGAGTGTAACGGATGCGGGAAGACTTTCATCAAGATGTCAAATCTCATTAGACATCAAAGAGTTCACACCGGTGAGAAACCCTATGTGTGCCAGGAATGTGGGAAATCCTTCAGCCAGAAATCTAATCTCATTGATCACGAAAAAATTCACACCAGCgagaagccttacaaatgtaaCGAATGTGGAAAGTCCTTCAGCCAAAAACAAAGCCTTGTTGCACATCAGAAAGTTCACACCGGGGAGAAGCCTTATGCGTGCAacgagtgtgggaaagccttcccTCGAGTCGCTTCCCTTGCTCTGCACATGAGGGGCCACACAGGGGAGAAACCGTACAAGTGTGATAAGTGTGGGAAATCCTTCTCTCAGTTCTCCATGCTCATTATACACGTGAGGAtccacactggggagaagccTTACGAGTGTGGcgagtgtgggaaggccttctCTCAGAGCTCAGCACTAACGGTACATATTAGAAGCCACACAGgcgagaaaccctatgaatgtaaggaATGCAGAAAATCCTTCAGTCATAAGAAAAACTTCATCACCCATCAGAAAATCCATACTCGAGAGAAACCTTACGGATGCAATGAGTGTGGGAAAGCGTTTATCCAGATGTCAAACCTCGTCAGGCACCAGAGGATCCACACGGGAGAAAAACCTTATCTATGTAAGGAGTGTGGCAAGGCCTTCAGCCAGAAGTCAAATCTCATTGCTCATGAAAAAATTCActctggagagaaaccctacgaGTGTAacgagtgtgggaaagccttcagccagaagcagaacttcaTCACTCATCAGAAAGTTCATACGGGAGAGAAACCATACGACTGTAATAAGTGTGGGAAAGCATTTTCCCAGATAGCTTCCCTCACCCTGCATCTGAGAAGTCACACGGGAGAAAAGCCTTACGAGTGTGACAAGTGTGGGAAGGCCTTCTCCCAGTGCTCACTACTCAACTTACACATGAGAAGTCACACAGGGGAGAAGCCATACGTGTGTAATGAGTGCGGAAAAGCCTTCTCTCAAAGGACTTCCCTCATCGTGCACATGAGAGGCCATACCGGTGAGAAGCCCTACGAATGTAAcaagtgtgggaaagccttctcCCAGAGCTCCTCCCTCACCATCCACATCCGGGGCCACACGGGCGAGAAACCCTTCGACTGCAGcaagtgtgggaaagccttctcTCAAATCTCTTCTCTCACGCTTCACATGAGGAAACACACAGGCGAGAAGCCCTATATCTGTATTGAGTGTGGAAAAGCTTTCAGCCAAAAGTCGCACCTTGTTAGACACCAGAGAATCCACACTCACTAG